A part of candidate division WOR-3 bacterium genomic DNA contains:
- the polX gene encoding DNA polymerase/3'-5' exonuclease PolX produces MENNEKLAKIFNRMADALEFLGEIPFKIQAYRKAARTLENLDKDISEIEDFQKLPGIGEGIAKKIKEFLETGKISKAEEIFSKIPEGILDLMQIPNLGPKTLALLNKEFGVRDLETLKQALGNPRIKTLFGMGEKKVENIKKGIELFLKSKERYLLGEVYPIVNSLVSFLKENKNALMVIPAGSFRRFKETVGDVDILVTTKTEVDLSEYITQFPKIEKIHAMGPTKTSFVLKNGLQVDIRVIPSESMGAAMQYFTGSKQHNIHLRTIAKSFGLKISEYGVFKGDKFIAGRTEEEVYGTLKMQWIPPEIREDEGEIELALKGEIPELIEFSDIKGDLHVHSDYSDGQSKILEIKEEAKKRGYKYVAICDHSQSAKYAKGLNIEKLMKKKEEIKKLNEKGDYPYLIFGAEVDILPDGKLDYPDEVLKEIDYVVVSIHTGFKKDNTERIIKAFENPYVHAFSHPTGRLIGSREPYEANWDEVFKKAGEKNIWMEINSYYERLDLSPPLIKKAKKYGIKFVIGTDSHHYNQMWMIELGVGTARRGWLTAKDVINTRDLEELLELLKTKKT; encoded by the coding sequence ATGGAGAATAACGAGAAATTAGCAAAAATATTTAACAGGATGGCTGATGCTCTTGAATTCTTAGGTGAGATCCCCTTTAAAATTCAGGCTTACAGAAAAGCTGCAAGAACTCTTGAGAATCTTGATAAGGATATATCAGAAATAGAGGACTTTCAGAAACTACCCGGAATAGGAGAAGGTATAGCAAAAAAAATAAAGGAATTTCTTGAAACTGGCAAAATAAGTAAAGCTGAAGAAATTTTCTCAAAAATACCTGAAGGAATTCTGGATCTAATGCAGATACCCAATCTTGGTCCAAAAACTTTAGCTCTTTTGAATAAGGAATTTGGTGTTAGGGATTTGGAAACTTTAAAACAAGCCCTTGGTAACCCAAGAATAAAAACTCTCTTCGGAATGGGTGAAAAAAAGGTAGAAAATATTAAAAAAGGAATAGAACTTTTCTTAAAGAGTAAAGAAAGATATCTTCTGGGAGAAGTTTACCCGATAGTAAATTCCCTTGTTAGTTTCTTAAAAGAAAATAAAAATGCTCTTATGGTTATACCTGCCGGTTCTTTCAGAAGATTCAAGGAAACAGTGGGGGATGTTGATATCCTTGTGACAACAAAAACTGAAGTTGATCTATCTGAATATATTACCCAATTCCCTAAAATTGAAAAAATTCACGCTATGGGACCTACAAAAACCTCCTTTGTTTTAAAAAATGGATTGCAGGTGGATATAAGGGTTATTCCATCAGAATCAATGGGTGCTGCAATGCAATATTTTACAGGCTCAAAACAGCACAATATCCATTTAAGAACCATAGCAAAAAGTTTCGGATTAAAAATAAGTGAATACGGAGTATTTAAAGGAGATAAGTTTATAGCAGGAAGAACAGAGGAAGAAGTTTATGGAACTTTGAAAATGCAATGGATTCCACCTGAAATAAGGGAAGATGAAGGTGAAATTGAGCTTGCCTTAAAAGGTGAAATTCCTGAACTTATCGAATTCAGTGATATTAAAGGTGATCTCCATGTTCATTCTGATTACTCTGATGGTCAATCTAAAATTCTTGAAATAAAAGAAGAAGCAAAGAAAAGGGGTTATAAGTATGTAGCAATATGCGACCACAGTCAGTCAGCAAAATATGCAAAGGGTTTAAATATTGAAAAACTGATGAAAAAAAAGGAAGAAATTAAAAAATTGAATGAGAAAGGTGATTATCCTTATTTGATCTTTGGAGCAGAAGTGGATATATTACCTGATGGGAAACTTGATTATCCTGATGAAGTTTTAAAAGAGATAGATTATGTAGTTGTATCTATCCACACTGGTTTTAAAAAAGATAATACAGAAAGAATAATTAAAGCTTTTGAAAATCCTTATGTTCATGCATTTTCCCATCCAACAGGAAGGCTTATAGGTTCAAGGGAACCTTATGAAGCTAACTGGGATGAAGTTTTTAAAAAGGCAGGGGAAAAGAATATTTGGATGGAAATAAACTCTTATTATGAGAGGCTTGATCTTTCTCCTCCTTTGATTAAAAAAGCAAAAAAATATGGAATAAAATTTGTTATTGGAACCGATTCCCATCACTATAACCAGATGTGGATGATTGAGCTCGGTGTAGGAACAGCAAGAAGGGGTTGGCTTACTGCTAAGGATGTTATTAATACAAGAGATTTAGAAGAATTACTTGAATTATTAAAAACAAAAAAAACTTAA
- a CDS encoding M28 family peptidase: MNLKEILKIHVEVLAGEIGERNVFKYKNYIKAKDYIIENIKNLNFDIREINYKSYGCDVFIIEVKKNAFSKKIFIIGAHYDSVYGSKGADDNASAVSVLIEIIKYFSHMEFKKDIRFLFFPNEEPPFFNSPLMGSEVYVKEIIKNKEKVELMISLESLGYYSEEKNSQRYPFPLNFFYPDKANFIGIVSNLKSRNYMNKIVKIFKEKTELNVEYLAFPPIIPEMNFSDHYPFWKRNIKALLITDTAFLRNPFYHSEFDLPDTLNYDKLFEVFKGIKSFIEFLNNSD, from the coding sequence ATTAATCTAAAGGAAATTTTAAAAATTCATGTAGAAGTTCTTGCAGGTGAAATTGGAGAGAGAAATGTTTTTAAATATAAAAATTATATAAAAGCTAAAGATTACATTATAGAAAACATCAAAAATTTAAATTTTGATATAAGGGAAATTAATTATAAATCCTATGGTTGTGATGTTTTTATTATTGAAGTTAAAAAAAATGCTTTTTCTAAAAAAATTTTTATAATAGGTGCACATTATGATAGTGTATATGGTTCAAAAGGTGCTGATGATAATGCAAGTGCTGTTTCTGTTTTAATTGAAATAATAAAATATTTTTCACATATGGAATTTAAAAAGGATATAAGGTTTTTATTTTTCCCCAACGAGGAGCCACCTTTTTTTAATTCCCCTCTTATGGGATCAGAAGTTTATGTTAAGGAAATTATTAAAAATAAAGAAAAGGTTGAACTTATGATATCACTTGAATCATTGGGTTATTACTCTGAAGAGAAAAATTCTCAAAGGTATCCCTTTCCTTTGAATTTCTTTTATCCTGATAAAGCAAATTTTATAGGCATTGTCAGTAATTTAAAATCAAGAAATTATATGAATAAAATTGTTAAAATTTTTAAAGAAAAAACAGAACTAAATGTAGAGTATCTTGCTTTCCCTCCAATAATTCCTGAAATGAATTTCTCTGACCATTATCCTTTCTGGAAAAGAAATATTAAGGCACTTTTAATAACTGATACTGCCTTTTTAAGAAATCCCTTTTATCACTCAGAATTTGATTTACCAGATACTTTAAATTATGATAAACTTTTTGAGGTTTTTAAAGGTATAAAAAGTTTTATTGAATTCTTAAATAATTCTGATTAA
- a CDS encoding iron-containing alcohol dehydrogenase, protein MKPFNLFLPVKYSFGTGSLEKKLVEVLPLLGNRILIVTGKNFAKRYGFLDKIMEICNLLKIEFIHYDKVSPNPKTYEIEEARLIAKESKINALLGFGGGSVMDAVKAISIIATNEGKIWDYTMLQKSPEKETLPTCLIPTTPATGSEINSSAIITNIDEKRKWGIFDEKIFPKFSIVDPILSKTLDIDYLALCSIDIITHILEPFVTSKEEGVLIKGVAKFYIKKVIESIKTLIKNPEDIKARENMHLLASLALSGVATRGIGGYHEMHWLEHIVSGFYDNVPHPAGLAILLIPWLNYSFKKRKDNIKELFSFIMEKENPDFDEIIDYMDKFYKEINLPRNFKKYGIEKRDIELFWKEYNFLSEKFPKFFPEKIEERDFFEIFEKTLI, encoded by the coding sequence TTGAAACCCTTTAATCTTTTTTTACCTGTAAAATACAGCTTTGGAACAGGTTCTTTAGAAAAAAAATTAGTAGAAGTTTTACCTTTACTTGGAAATAGAATTTTAATTGTAACAGGAAAAAACTTCGCAAAAAGGTATGGATTTCTTGATAAAATAATGGAAATTTGTAACTTACTTAAAATTGAGTTTATTCACTATGATAAAGTATCCCCAAATCCTAAAACTTATGAAATTGAAGAGGCGAGGTTAATTGCAAAAGAAAGCAAAATAAATGCTCTTTTAGGTTTTGGAGGTGGAAGTGTCATGGATGCGGTTAAGGCAATCTCTATAATTGCTACAAACGAAGGTAAAATATGGGATTATACAATGCTTCAAAAGAGTCCGGAAAAGGAAACACTCCCTACATGTCTTATTCCAACAACTCCAGCTACTGGTTCAGAAATTAATTCTTCAGCAATTATTACAAATATTGATGAAAAAAGAAAATGGGGTATTTTTGATGAAAAAATATTCCCGAAATTTTCAATTGTTGATCCAATTCTATCTAAAACTCTTGATATAGATTATCTTGCTCTTTGTTCAATTGATATAATAACCCATATCTTAGAGCCTTTTGTTACCTCAAAAGAAGAAGGCGTCCTTATAAAGGGGGTTGCAAAATTTTACATAAAAAAGGTAATTGAATCTATAAAAACATTAATAAAAAATCCTGAAGATATTAAAGCAAGGGAGAATATGCATCTTTTAGCAAGTCTTGCTCTTTCAGGAGTAGCAACAAGGGGAATAGGGGGTTATCATGAAATGCACTGGCTTGAGCATATTGTGTCTGGTTTTTATGACAATGTTCCTCATCCAGCAGGTCTTGCTATACTTTTAATTCCATGGTTAAATTACAGTTTTAAAAAAAGAAAAGATAATATAAAGGAGCTTTTTTCCTTTATAATGGAAAAAGAAAATCCGGATTTTGATGAAATAATTGATTATATGGATAAGTTTTATAAGGAAATAAATTTGCCGAGAAATTTTAAAAAGTATGGAATAGAAAAAAGGGATATTGAGTTATTCTGGAAAGAATACAATTTTCTTTCAGAAAAATTTCCAAAGTTTTTCCCTGAAAAAATTGAAGAAAGGGATTTCTTTGAAATATTTGAAAAAACATTAATCTAA
- the glmS gene encoding glutamine--fructose-6-phosphate transaminase (isomerizing), whose protein sequence is MCGIVGYIGNKDVDSVIIVGLEKLEYRGYDSAGFASIVNGELFIRKKAGRISELSKLLNGLPIPSKIAIGHTRWATHGKPTDENAHPHVDCKRIFAVVHNGIIENFRELKKKLEKKHRFTSDTDTEVIAHLLEEYYEGNFFESVLKTVNKLKGSFALAIINKFHPDKIIGVRMGSPLIVGIGKNENIIASDIPAILSHTRRIVTMGDGEIVVLKEDKVEFYDFSGERKKRRATYVEWKEDMIEKRGYPHYMLKEIHEQPRVIEENLMRVIDENDNISVLSNGAKNALLKANHIIIQAAGTSYHAGLYGKYLFQSFVKSFTECELSSEFRYKELFSNKNAICISISQSGETADTLAGLRKAKELSIPVLSLVNVKNSTIDRESDFRVYLNAGPEIGVASTKAYTSELFYLLAITLEIGLLKGTVDKKEFKEIINELKKIPDKMRFILGREDEISELAKKYYSVRNMMFLGRGLLYPTALEGALKLKEISYIHATGYAAGEMKHGPIALLDKDFPVVAISPKNELYDKMISNIEEVKAREAPIISIGTFGDNFLKELSKDFISIPDTIYLLQPLIAIIPLQLFAYHVALLRGCDVDKPRNLAKSVTVE, encoded by the coding sequence ATGTGTGGAATTGTTGGATATATTGGTAATAAAGATGTAGATAGTGTAATTATAGTAGGTTTAGAAAAATTAGAATATAGAGGTTATGATTCAGCAGGTTTTGCAAGCATAGTAAATGGAGAGCTATTTATAAGAAAAAAAGCAGGAAGAATAAGTGAGCTTTCAAAACTTTTAAATGGTTTACCTATTCCCTCCAAAATAGCTATAGGACACACGAGATGGGCAACCCATGGAAAGCCAACAGATGAAAATGCTCATCCCCATGTGGATTGTAAAAGAATTTTTGCAGTTGTTCATAATGGAATTATTGAAAATTTTAGAGAATTAAAAAAGAAACTCGAAAAAAAACATAGATTTACATCTGATACTGATACTGAAGTTATAGCCCATCTTCTTGAAGAATATTATGAAGGGAATTTTTTTGAAAGTGTTTTAAAAACAGTTAATAAACTTAAAGGTTCCTTTGCTCTTGCTATTATAAATAAATTTCATCCTGACAAGATTATAGGAGTGAGAATGGGTTCCCCTTTAATAGTTGGTATTGGTAAAAACGAAAATATAATTGCTTCAGATATACCTGCAATTTTGTCTCATACAAGAAGGATAGTTACAATGGGAGACGGTGAGATAGTTGTTTTGAAAGAGGATAAGGTAGAATTTTACGATTTTAGTGGTGAAAGGAAAAAAAGGAGAGCTACATATGTGGAGTGGAAAGAGGATATGATTGAGAAAAGAGGATACCCTCATTATATGCTTAAAGAAATTCACGAACAACCAAGAGTTATTGAAGAAAATCTGATGAGGGTTATAGATGAAAATGATAATATTTCTGTGTTATCAAATGGTGCTAAAAATGCTCTTTTAAAGGCTAATCACATAATAATCCAGGCAGCTGGAACAAGTTATCATGCAGGACTTTATGGTAAATACTTATTTCAAAGTTTTGTAAAATCCTTTACCGAGTGTGAACTTTCCTCTGAATTCAGATATAAAGAGCTTTTTTCCAATAAAAATGCAATCTGTATAAGCATTTCTCAGTCAGGAGAGACTGCAGATACTCTTGCAGGTCTCAGAAAAGCTAAAGAGCTTTCAATTCCAGTATTATCCCTTGTAAATGTTAAAAACAGCACAATAGATAGAGAATCAGATTTCAGAGTTTATTTGAATGCAGGCCCTGAAATTGGAGTAGCTTCCACAAAAGCATACACTTCAGAGCTTTTTTATCTTCTTGCAATAACCCTTGAAATTGGGCTTTTAAAAGGGACAGTTGATAAAAAGGAATTTAAAGAAATAATAAATGAACTAAAAAAAATTCCTGATAAGATGAGATTTATTCTTGGTAGGGAAGATGAGATTTCAGAACTGGCAAAGAAGTATTATAGTGTTAGGAATATGATGTTTCTTGGTAGAGGATTGCTTTATCCCACTGCTCTTGAAGGTGCTTTAAAATTAAAAGAAATTTCATATATACATGCTACAGGTTATGCTGCTGGTGAAATGAAACACGGTCCAATAGCCCTTTTAGATAAAGATTTTCCGGTTGTTGCCATTTCGCCCAAAAATGAACTTTATGATAAAATGATTTCAAATATAGAGGAAGTTAAAGCAAGGGAAGCACCAATTATATCTATAGGAACATTTGGCGATAATTTTCTAAAGGAATTATCAAAGGATTTTATATCAATTCCAGATACCATTTATTTGCTTCAACCTCTTATTGCCATAATTCCCCTTCAGCTTTTTGCCTATCATGTAGCTCTTTTACGCGGCTGTGATGTTGATAAACCAAGAAATCTTGCTAAAAGTGTAACTGTAGAATAG
- a CDS encoding pilus assembly protein PilP, translating into MKRGILLIFMIMFITGCKKEKPKKVDVTKESPKPGFVLGQEIDTVKLKEELLPKGYNYDPGNRRDPFLSLVGKGYKRTQEEVVDLSNLKLVGIMKGPKGNVALFEAPDGRSYTIRQGDAVRNGYVKDIRDKEVIVEITAYGVPITVKYELKREKIQ; encoded by the coding sequence ATGAAAAGGGGTATTCTTTTAATATTTATGATTATGTTTATAACTGGTTGCAAAAAGGAAAAACCAAAGAAAGTGGATGTCACAAAGGAATCTCCAAAACCTGGGTTTGTCCTTGGCCAAGAAATAGACACAGTTAAGTTAAAAGAGGAACTTTTGCCCAAGGGATATAACTATGATCCTGGAAACAGAAGGGATCCTTTCCTTTCTCTTGTAGGAAAAGGGTATAAAAGAACTCAGGAAGAGGTTGTTGATCTTTCTAATCTTAAGTTAGTTGGAATAATGAAAGGACCAAAAGGTAATGTTGCCCTTTTTGAAGCTCCTGATGGAAGAAGTTATACAATAAGGCAGGGAGATGCTGTAAGGAATGGTTATGTGAAGGATATTAGAGATAAAGAGGTAATTGTGGAGATAACTGCCTATGGTGTTCCTATAACAGTGAAGTATGAATTAAAGAGAGAGAAAATTCAATAA
- the pilO gene encoding type 4a pilus biogenesis protein PilO, with product MDNKLRYFLITAGIGVLIFIIYHFLIYNKMKTQIKNLEAKYSKISKELQTARIAAARLPELEIEIKKLQYLWEKALKLLPPEEKPEEVITLLQQRGTQNDVKIVKLSRNPPVSKGEYTELPYSLEVISNFHNLVNFISELSTLSRLVTVEGIKINQSKSQDRSCEASFVAKFYTVSTVGGAVAPAETKPVRPKRR from the coding sequence ATGGATAATAAATTAAGATATTTTTTAATAACTGCAGGAATTGGAGTTCTAATATTTATAATTTATCACTTTCTAATATACAATAAGATGAAAACTCAGATTAAAAATCTTGAAGCTAAATATTCAAAAATTTCAAAAGAACTTCAAACAGCTCGTATAGCTGCGGCAAGGCTCCCGGAGTTGGAGATTGAAATTAAAAAACTTCAGTATTTATGGGAAAAGGCACTTAAACTTTTACCTCCAGAAGAAAAACCTGAGGAAGTTATAACCCTGCTTCAACAGAGGGGGACTCAAAATGATGTAAAAATTGTGAAACTTTCAAGGAATCCCCCTGTTTCTAAGGGTGAATATACAGAACTTCCTTATTCTCTTGAAGTGATTTCTAATTTTCATAATCTTGTAAATTTTATTTCTGAACTTTCCACTTTATCAAGGCTTGTAACAGTTGAAGGGATAAAGATAAATCAATCCAAATCTCAGGACAGAAGTTGTGAGGCCTCTTTTGTTGCTAAATTTTATACTGTTTCTACAGTTGGGGGGGCTGTAGCACCTGCTGAAACTAAACCTGTAAGACCAAAAAGGAGGTAG
- a CDS encoding PilN domain-containing protein has protein sequence MIKINLLPPEEKVEKKFKITLPPIGIYEIAGTLILTISVLWAFFSFSASRVKISGLKSQIKRDSTELVALREVQKKVNELETKKRDFENKVNIAKRLLSSINTEVMILDEFSKALPQYVWIISFSHTGNLIKIEGASFSNLFIADFIQNIKSSPLFGENVILEKIDVKKEEETEYLTFTMQIPVKPSVGLVTEEEVK, from the coding sequence ATGATTAAAATAAATTTATTACCACCAGAAGAAAAAGTAGAAAAAAAATTTAAAATAACACTACCCCCTATAGGGATATACGAAATTGCGGGAACTCTTATACTCACAATTTCTGTTCTATGGGCATTCTTTTCTTTTTCTGCTTCAAGGGTTAAAATTTCCGGTTTAAAAAGTCAAATAAAAAGGGATAGCACAGAACTTGTTGCTCTGAGGGAGGTTCAAAAAAAGGTTAATGAACTGGAAACAAAAAAAAGAGATTTTGAAAATAAAGTAAATATTGCTAAGAGGCTACTTTCAAGTATAAACACTGAGGTTATGATTCTTGATGAATTTTCTAAAGCTCTTCCTCAATATGTATGGATTATTTCCTTTTCCCACACAGGAAATTTAATAAAGATTGAAGGAGCTTCTTTTTCTAACTTATTTATTGCTGATTTTATTCAGAATATAAAATCTTCTCCACTTTTTGGTGAAAATGTAATACTGGAAAAGATTGATGTTAAAAAAGAAGAAGAAACTGAATATTTGACTTTTACTATGCAAATTCCTGTTAAACCTTCAGTGGGTTTAGTTACTGAAGAGGAGGTAAAATGA
- the pilM gene encoding type IV pilus assembly protein PilM: protein MLGKKRGLLGIDVGSSGVRISLLEGSKENVKVKEIWKADLPEEVVAEGEIIERDTVIDVLQRYIQEKKPAIKNVATFIPNPRAINIKRIKMDKLPPEEIKEQIKWQAEQYFGVDPTEISVDGDIVDPDVSETEIEVLLVAARNEAITDYVHVLKSAGFTPKILDVSVLALYNLFEFNYPEVAKSSAIKGILHIGKSFSTVFYFANTGPYLIRDIRTSVRNLINLMQERLDLSYSDSLLIIKGEKETTSAVTFEVYRDYVTSIAEETRRTFAYIEKKEAPDVIYVSGGGTLIPEFTQNLSEALGVKVERLNPFERIDLPESFLELGSKEVIGAIFAPSLGLSLRGIL from the coding sequence ATGCTCGGTAAAAAAAGAGGTTTACTTGGTATTGATGTGGGTTCCTCTGGAGTGAGGATATCCCTCCTTGAAGGTTCAAAAGAAAATGTTAAAGTTAAGGAAATCTGGAAAGCTGACTTGCCTGAGGAGGTAGTAGCAGAAGGTGAAATAATTGAAAGAGACACTGTTATTGATGTTTTACAGAGATATATTCAGGAAAAAAAGCCAGCCATTAAAAATGTAGCTACATTTATTCCTAATCCAAGGGCAATTAATATAAAAAGGATAAAAATGGATAAATTGCCTCCAGAGGAGATAAAAGAGCAAATAAAATGGCAGGCAGAACAGTACTTTGGTGTTGACCCAACGGAAATATCAGTTGATGGAGATATTGTGGATCCTGATGTAAGTGAAACCGAAATTGAGGTTTTGTTAGTTGCAGCCAGAAATGAGGCTATTACGGATTATGTTCATGTTTTAAAATCCGCAGGTTTTACACCCAAAATTCTGGATGTTAGTGTTTTAGCACTTTATAATTTATTTGAGTTCAATTATCCTGAAGTTGCAAAAAGTAGTGCTATAAAGGGGATACTACATATTGGAAAGAGTTTTTCCACTGTATTTTATTTTGCAAATACCGGTCCTTACTTGATTAGGGATATAAGAACAAGTGTAAGAAATCTTATAAATTTAATGCAGGAAAGGCTTGATCTTTCCTATTCAGATAGCCTCTTAATAATAAAAGGTGAAAAAGAAACAACCTCTGCTGTTACTTTTGAGGTTTATAGAGATTATGTTACAAGCATTGCAGAAGAAACAAGAAGAACTTTTGCTTACATAGAGAAAAAAGAAGCACCTGATGTGATTTATGTATCAGGAGGTGGCACTTTAATTCCTGAATTCACTCAAAACTTATCAGAAGCTCTCGGAGTAAAAGTTGAAAGATTAAACCCTTTTGAAAGAATAGATCTTCCTGAATCTTTTCTTGAATTGGGCTCAAAAGAGGTAATTGGAGCTATATTTGCTCCATCTTTGGGTTTATCTTTAAGGGGGATATTATGA
- a CDS encoding prohibitin family protein, which yields MIELLLLIIIIWVFLYLIYRFAFKVVLTEKRGEIIPVRKIEITPQLILIVLSLVILLYIISSFREVPIGHALLTFNIFTKKYGIKTEGLQFVPRFFYKTHLYNIRRQEYTMTARKGEGEKKNIDDSLWSPTKEGLEVGLDLTCWFRIPVENVIKIHREIGPDYNEKVIRPAIRSEVRHIISSYSVTEIYSSKREEIQKEIEKKVKERLERDGFLIEAVILRDVHFTPDFAKAIEEKQIAQQEAERMEYLLEKEKKEAERKKIEAKGKAEAIRIISEELKKNPMYINYLYVDKLSDKVKVVISDKGTILNLQSLDEK from the coding sequence ATGATAGAACTTTTACTTTTAATTATAATTATATGGGTTTTTCTTTACCTCATATATAGATTTGCCTTTAAAGTAGTATTAACAGAAAAACGAGGTGAAATTATACCTGTTAGAAAAATTGAAATAACCCCACAACTTATACTCATTGTTTTGTCCCTTGTTATTCTACTTTATATAATTTCCAGTTTTAGAGAAGTTCCTATAGGACACGCACTTTTAACCTTCAATATTTTTACAAAAAAATACGGAATAAAAACTGAAGGACTGCAGTTTGTTCCAAGATTTTTTTATAAAACACACCTATATAATATAAGAAGACAGGAATATACAATGACAGCAAGAAAGGGTGAAGGTGAAAAAAAGAATATAGATGACTCTCTATGGTCACCTACAAAAGAAGGACTTGAGGTAGGACTTGACCTTACATGCTGGTTTAGAATACCTGTAGAAAATGTAATAAAGATACATAGAGAAATAGGACCTGACTATAACGAAAAAGTAATTAGGCCTGCAATAAGATCAGAGGTAAGGCATATTATTTCCTCCTATTCAGTAACAGAAATTTATTCTTCAAAAAGAGAAGAAATTCAAAAGGAAATCGAAAAAAAAGTTAAAGAAAGGCTTGAAAGGGATGGATTTCTGATTGAAGCAGTTATTTTAAGGGATGTTCATTTTACACCGGATTTTGCAAAGGCAATTGAGGAGAAACAGATAGCCCAACAGGAAGCAGAAAGAATGGAATATCTTCTTGAAAAGGAAAAAAAGGAAGCAGAGAGAAAAAAAATTGAAGCAAAAGGTAAAGCAGAGGCTATAAGAATTATAAGCGAAGAACTTAAGAAAAATCCGATGTATATAAATTATCTATATGTAGATAAACTTTCTGATAAGGTCAAGGTAGTTATATCAGATAAGGGAACAATTTTGAATTTGCAATCTCTGGATGAAAAATAA
- a CDS encoding acetyl-CoA carboxylase biotin carboxyl carrier protein subunit: MKNKILDLPGTPLKIIIKNNKFLTFYIEYKGNKAFVYSPYGNFLLEKKIKETLKEKREDNSRIISPMSGKIVKVFKREKEKVNIDEPLCIIEAMKMQNEIRSKKEGIIIKSFAEEEKIIKKGELLFIIE, from the coding sequence ATGAAAAATAAAATTTTAGATCTGCCAGGAACACCTTTAAAAATAATAATAAAAAATAATAAATTCTTAACCTTTTATATTGAGTATAAAGGCAACAAAGCCTTTGTTTATTCACCTTACGGAAATTTTCTTCTTGAGAAAAAAATAAAAGAAACTTTAAAAGAAAAAAGAGAAGATAATTCAAGGATTATTTCTCCTATGTCAGGGAAAATAGTAAAAGTATTTAAAAGAGAAAAGGAAAAAGTAAATATAGATGAACCCCTTTGCATAATAGAAGCAATGAAAATGCAAAACGAGATAAGATCAAAAAAAGAGGGAATAATCATAAAATCTTTCGCAGAAGAAGAAAAAATTATTAAAAAAGGTGAACTGCTTTTTATTATTGAATGA